The genomic DNA AAAATGATGCTCCGcggaaggggcgtcatcatggcactcACGTGCACCTGTGGCCTCCCTTCCGGGGCGCAAAAACAACCCACCAAGAAGCGGATTCTTTTTGGTCCTTGCGGAGGCCTcagcatctggttgccacagcctccatcCAGGCCTCAAAGGGGTGGCGTTGAACCACCTGTCTGTAGAGGCCCTTTGTATGGAATGACGATAGAGCCCTCTGAGTCCAAGACTAAAGCTAGAGAGTAGACTATAACAGTTTTGGTTAGCTTTTAGAAGTAGCCTGTGTGAAAAACAAGAGCAAAAGTTGAtgactgaacttttaaaaatattaacaatgtTGGAATGAGGGAACAGCATggaatttgttttggttttgggtaACTGgtacacaaacaataaaaacaaacatgggGATTTTTTGTCTGGATAAAACACTACAATCCAGTCAAAGGTAAAACAATAGCCCTTTAATGTACTATCACTATCTGGTTACTGAAACAAAAGTCCTTCCCCATACTCTCTTGAGGGCTCCCTTAACTTCCTTGTTCCTGAGACTGTAAATCATGGGGTACAACATTGGTGTGACATTAGTGTAAATCAAGGAAACCACCTTGTCTTCATTCAAGGAATAGCTGGCCTTTGGTCGGATGTAAATGAAAATGGCACAGCCATAGTGAAGAACAGCCACAACCAGGTGAGCAACACAGGTGGAGAAGGCCTTTTTACGCCCTTGGGAGCATTTAATCCTCAGGATGGAATTGGCAATGAAGACATAGGAAAGCAGAATGAGCACAAAAGGGATGAGCAAAATCATCATGCAAACAAGGAAGACAGCCATTTCATTGACATGTGTGTCACTACATGCCAAAAAAAGCACTGGTGGAATATCGCAGAAGAAGTGGTTGATGTTGTGTGAGCCACAGAAGGGAAGACTGAAAATCAGCATGGTCAGTCCCAGGGAGATTGTGAATCCACTGATATAGGCTACCAGCAACAGCTGCATACAGAGATTTTGGTTCATGATGAGAGTGTAGCGTAAAGGATGGCATATGGCCACATACCTGTCATAGGCCATCACAACCAACAGAAAACACTCTGTACCCCCAAAGGCAATAAAGAAATACATCTGCATGGCACACACCATCAAGGGGACTCTTTTGCTCTTGGCCAAGGTGTTAGCCAGCATCTCGGGTACAAAGACCAGAGTGTAACAGATTTCAATAAAAGATAAGTTGCGTAGGAATAAATACATTGGGGTGCTGAGGGCAGGATCAACTAAACTTATGACCACTATAGCCAGGTGTCCTGATAGTGTGATGAGGTACATGagaaagaacaaagcaaaaaatATGTTCTGCAAAGTCCCATTGATGTTGAATCCGAGAATAACAAAGCCTTCATCAGTGCTCTTGTTTTGTCCTTGTTCCATTTTCACTCTACATCCCGTGGTCAAATTGTTTTGCTCCTCTTTGCATTCAC from Sceloporus undulatus isolate JIND9_A2432 ecotype Alabama chromosome 2, SceUnd_v1.1, whole genome shotgun sequence includes the following:
- the LOC121923632 gene encoding olfactory receptor 10Z1-like, with amino-acid sequence MENETGECKEEQNNLTTGCRVKMEQGQNKSTDEGFVILGFNINGTLQNIFFALFFLMYLITLSGHLAIVVISLVDPALSTPMYLFLRNLSFIEICYTLVFVPEMLANTLAKSKRVPLMVCAMQMYFFIAFGGTECFLLVVMAYDRYVAICHPLRYTLIMNQNLCMQLLLVAYISGFTISLGLTMLIFSLPFCGSHNINHFFCDIPPVLFLACSDTHVNEMAVFLVCMMILLIPFVLILLSYVFIANSILRIKCSQGRKKAFSTCVAHLVVAVLHYGCAIFIYIRPKASYSLNEDKVVSLIYTNVTPMLYPMIYSLRNKEVKGALKRVWGRTFVSVTR